From Larus michahellis chromosome 5, bLarMic1.1, whole genome shotgun sequence, the proteins below share one genomic window:
- the MTNR1A gene encoding melatonin receptor type 1A: MGLSVIGSIFNITGIAINRYCYICHSLKYDKLYSDKNSLCYVALIWVLTFVAIVPNLFVGSLQYDPRVYSCTFAQSVSSAYTIAVVFFHFLLPIAIVTFCYLRIWILVIQVRRRVKPDNNPRLKPHDFRNFVTMFVVFVLFAVCWAPLNFIGLAVAVNPDTIIPRIPEWLFVSSYYMAYFNSCLNAIIYGLLNQNFRREYKRIIVAFCTAKVFFQDSSNDAGDRMKSKPSPLITNNNQVKVDSV, encoded by the coding sequence ATGGGCCTAAGCGTCATCGGATCAATCTTCAACATTACAGGCATTGCTATCAATCGGTACTGCTACATCTGTCACAGCCTCAAATACGACAAACTGTACAGCGACAAGAACTCATTATGCTATGTTGCTCTTATCTGGGTCCTAACATTTGTTGCTATCGTGCCCAACCTGTTTGTGGGATCGCTACAGTATGACCCCAGGGTCTACTCGTGTACATTTGCACAATCCGTGAGCTCGGCATATACAATCGCAGttgtgtttttccatttcctgctTCCCATAGCCATAGTTACTTTCTGTTACTTGCGAATATGGATCCTTGTTATTCAGGTAAGGCGAAGGGTTAAACCAGATAACAACCCTAGACTGAAACCACATGACTTCAGAAACTTTGTAACCATGTTTGTGGTATTTGTACTGTTTGCAGTCTGCTGGGCTCCTTTGAACTTCATAGGCCTTGCTGTGGCTGTCAACCCAGACACTATAATCCCTAGGATTCCGGAGTGGTTGTTTGTATCAAGTTATTACATGGCGTATTTCAACAGCTGCCTTAATGCTATCATATATGGACTCCTGAACCAGAACTTCAGAAGGGAATACAAGAGAATTATTGTCGCTTTTTGTACAGCAAAAGTTTTTTTCCAGGATAGTTCTAATGATGCGGGAGACAGGATGAAAAGTAAACCTTCTCCGTTGATTACAAACAACAATCAAGTGAAGGTGGACTCTGTCTGA